A single window of Aspergillus flavus chromosome 4, complete sequence DNA harbors:
- a CDS encoding uncharacterized protein (pal1 protein) — MNASQQPPTLSYAYPPAMALGPQVSPVRQPSPQVPGVNLGSNNPFRNRALSPSNSIASGSRPERPTSTNPFLDDYGPLSPQSAPTGTGSMVSPIDRSDMTNNTRDLFENLSLNSNPAPQPTGYRPAPSRPDRPFQNGGISSSHRPTTSRERPERREKDSLDIFADPPSAGLPRPRDRDRRPRRNSESSIMERPKLLDPEDERRRRERRRREREARHRDGKPRSSKKNNYQLDIIDKLDVTSIYGTGMFHHDGPFDACNPNRNRKGQRTAPMQAFPADSANMALGGSGPVNQDINLDLFHGRSEQGYNDYGAIETRKTEGVNFDPTSRIEPVHGEQSMGLGTSTFLDGAPASKAAIQRRESENDQQIRQGAGGLQRKKSLAQRLRGVGSRPSNGRVVSPEASYMAPAGSGHIGTIKANEKNPFFQDYDDAWEKKGARIAEESQGLGRARSTSSPKQSSGLERRHTEDRSYGYDEGRNANGGGGGGFLNRMKSLRKPRPERRISDD, encoded by the exons ATGAATGCCTCTCAGCAACCTCCCACGCTCTCGTATGCTTATCCACCCGCCATGGCGCTGGGTCCGCAAG TCTCCCCGGTCCGTCAGCCGTCACCACAAGTTCCAGGGGTGAATTTGGGCTCCAACAACCCCTTTAGAAACCGTGCTCTCTCACCCTCCAACTCCATTGCCTCAGGTAGTCGCCCAGAACGACCAACCTCGACGAATCCTTTTCTCGACGATTACGGACCCCTGTCGCCACAGTCGGCGCCCACTGGCACTGGAAGCATGGTGTCCCCCATCGATCGGTCCGATATGACGAACAATACGCGCGATCTCTTT GAAAACCTCTCGCTCAACTCCAACCCAGCTCCTCAACCCACGGGCTACCGACCCGCTCCGTCTCGCCCCGATCGGCCTTTCCAGAATGGTGGTATTTCGAGCAGTCACCGCCCAACTACGTCGAGGGAACGTCCGGAGCGCCGGGAGAAAGATTCGCTAGACATCTTCGCTGACCCGCCGAGTGCAGGCCTGCCGAGGCCCCGGGATCGCGACCGCCGCCCTCGTCGGAACTCGGAGTCGTCCATTATGGAGCGTCCCAAGCTGCTCGACCCGGAAGACGAGCGGCGCCGGCGGGAGAGGAGGCGGCGGGAACGGGAAGCTCGTCATCGGGACGGCAAGCCTCGTTCTTCGAAAAAGAACAACTACCAACTCGACATTATTGACAAGCTCGATGTGACTAGTATCTACGGCACAGGAA TGTTCCATCACGATGGACCGTTTGATGCGTGCAACCCCAACCGTAACCGCAAGGGCCAACGCACAGCCCCCATGCAAGCCTTCCCTGCGGATTCTGCCAACATGGCCTTGGGAGGCTCTGGTCCCGTCAATCAGGACATTAATCTGGACCTGTTCCACGGAAGGTCAGAGCAAGGCTATAACGATTATGGCGCAATCGAGACTCGTAAAACGGAAGGGGTGAACTTCGATCCTACATCGCGGATCGAGCCAGTGCATGGCGAACAGAGTATGGGATTAGGAACCAGCACCTTCTTGGATGGGGCTCCTGCCAGCAAAGCCGCCATCCAACGCCGTGAGAGCGAGAATGATCAACAGATCAGACAAGGGGCGGGGGGTCTGCAACGGAAAAAGAGTTTGGCGCAGCGACTCCGCGGGGTGGGTAGCCGCCCGTCCAACGGCCGTGTGGTATCACCTGAAGCATCCTATATGGCACCCGCGGGCTCCGGCCATATCGGGACGATCAAGGCCAACGAGAAGAATCCATTTTTCCAGGATTACGATGATGcttgggagaagaaaggtgCTCGGATCGCCGAGGAATCACAAGGACTGGGACGAGCTCGTTCTACGAGTAGTCCGAAGCAAAGTTCCGGTCTGGAAAGGAGACACACAGAGGACCGATCATATGGATATGACGAGGGCCGTAATGCCAAcgggggtggtggtggcggcTTTCTCAATCGGATGAAGAGCTTGCGCAAGCCCCGTCCCGAGAGACGAATCAGTGACGACTGA
- a CDS encoding DNA replication licensing factor, MCM2 component produces MLPYEDDERDEEAELLEDIDDLDEMAEEGEGIDLFGDSFENDYTSRENDRYQGADIDDEEQEELDIGTRRQLEARLNRRDRELARRSRMPRAFLQDDDDQNIDLTRQPRRRRHHYDEDREDIDMGEGDMEELSLEEMMDIKAPNVTDWVLQPQVLRSIYREFKAFLTEFTDDSGASVYGNKIKTLGEVNSASLEVSYDHLSSTRAVLAYFVANEPTEVLKVFDQVALDVTLFHYPQYHDIHNEIHVRIIDLPTVSTLRQLRQSHLNSLVRVTGVVTRRSGVFPQLKYIMFVCGKCNITLGPFQQEASQEVKISYCQNCQSKGPFTVNSEKTVYRNYQKMTLQESPGSVPAGRLPRQREVILLADLIDSAKPGDEVEVTGIYRNSYDAQLNNKNGFPVFATIIEANHVIKSHDQLAGFHLTEEDEREIRALSRDPEIVDKIIRSIAPSIYGHQDVKTAIALSLFGGVSKQAQGKMSIRGDINVLLLGDPGTAKSQVLKYVEKTAHRAVFATGQGASAVGLTASVRRDPLTSEWTLEGGALVLADRGTCLIDEFDKMNDQDRTSIHEAMEQQTISISKAGIVTTLQARCAVVAAANPIGGRYNSTAPFNANVELTEPILSRFDILCVVRDLVDPAEDERLANFVVESHHRANPARPLRDEEGNLIDSDGNRIDEEGYRLDREGNRLPFTPEEIAAREAANRKIEEEKEGEIPQELLRKYILYARERCHPKLYQIDQDKIARLFADMRRESLATGAYPITVRHLEAIMRIAESFCKMRLSEYCSSQDIDRAIAVTVDSFIGSQKVSCKKALSRAFAKYTLSRPKPQSRRKAGIAAPNPYVPKATAPRAY; encoded by the exons atGCTTCCttatgaagatgacgaacgcgatgaagaagcagagcttctggaagatatcgatgaCCTTGACGAAATGGcagaggagggagagggtATTGACCTGTTCGGTGATAGCTTCGAAAATGACTACACGAGCAGGGAAAACGATCGTTATCAAGGAGCCGACAtcgatgacgaagaacaagaagagctAGACATAGGCACACGTCGCCAACTGGAAGCTCGCTTGAACAGGAGAGATCGGGAATTGGCACGGCGCAGTCGCATGCCTCGAGCTTTTCTGCaagacgatgatgaccaAAACATAGATCTTACCCGCCAGCCTCGCCGGCGGAGACATCACTACGACGAGGACCGAGAAGATATCGACATGGGTGAAGGTGATATGGAAGAGCTCTcattggaagagatgatGGATATCAAGGCACCCAATGTCACAGACTGGGTGTTACAGCCTCAAGTCCTGCGCTCCATCTACCGAGAATTCAAGGCGTTCTTGACCGAGTTCACTGACGACTCCGGTGCTTCGGTGTACGGAAACAAGATCAAGACTCTTGGTGAGGTTAACTCGGCCTCTCTCGAAGTCTCCTATGACCACTTGTCCAGCACCAGGGCTGTATTGGCATACTTCGTGGCCAATGAGCCCACCGAGGTTCTTAAAGTTTTCGACCAGGTCGCTCTTGATGTGACATTGTTCCATTACCCTCAATACCACGACATCCATAATGAGATCCATGTTCGCATCATCGATCTTCCTACCGTTAGCACTCTACGTCAGCTGCGCCAGTCTCATCTCAACTCCCTAGTGCGTGTCACTGGTGTCGTCACGCGCCGCAGTGGTGTATTCCCGCAATTGAAGTATATCATGTTCGTTTGCGGCAAATGTAATATCACCTTGGGCCCGTTCCAGCAGGAAGCCAGTCAGGAAGTGAAGATTTCATACTGCCAGAACTGCCAATCCAAGGGACCGTTCACCGTCAACTCAGAGAAGACCGTCTACCGCAATTACCAGAAAATGACTCTTCAAGAATCGCCTGGCTCCGTCCCTGCCGGACGACTTCCACGCCAGCGTGAAGTCATCCTTCTTGCAGATCTCATTGATTCCGCCAAGCCTGGTGACGAAGTCGAAGTGACCGGTATCTACCGCAACAGCTATGATGCCCAGCTCAATAACAAGAACGGATTCCCTGTGTTCGCCACTATTATCGAAGCAAACCATGTTATCAAGTCTCACGACCAGCTGGCTGGTTTCCACTTgactgaagaagatgagcgTGAGATCCGCGCGCTCTCGCGAGACCCAGAAATCGTGGACAAGATTATCCGTTCCATTGCTCCCAGTATCTACGGTCATCAAGACGTGAAGACAGCCATtgccctctccctctttgGCGGTGTCAGCAAGCAAGCCCAGGGCAAGATGTCGATCCGTGGAGACATCAACGTCTTACTTCTTGGTGACCCAGGTACTGCCAAATCCCAAGTCCTCAAATATGTCGAGAAGACCGCCCACCGTGCCGTTTTTGCAACGGGTCAAGGTGCCAGTGCCGTCGGTTTGACAGCCAGCGTGCGCCGCGACCCGCTGACCAGCGAATGGACTCTGGAAGGTGGTGCCCTCGTACTCGCAGACCGTGGTACATGTCTGATCGATGAGTTCGACAAGATGAACGACCAAGACCGTACCTCCATCCACGAAGCCATGGAACAACAaaccatctccatctccaaagCCGGTATCGTCACCACACTGCAAGCGCGCTGCGCCGTTGTTGCAGCAGCCAACCCCATTGGGGGCCGCTATAACAGCACTGCACCTTTTAACGCCAACGTCGAGCTCACCGAACCCATTCTCTCCCGTTTCGACATCCTCTGCGTTGTCCGCGACCTCGTGGAtcctgctgaagatgaacgCCTCGCCAACTTCGTCGTCGAATCCCACCATCGCGCCAACCCAGCCCGCCCCCTGCGAGACGAAGAAGGTAACCTGATCGATAGCGACGGCAACCGCATCGACGAAGAAGGCTATCGCCTGGACAGGGAGGGTAACCGCCTCCCATTCACTCCGGAAGAAATCGCCGCCCGCGAAGCTGCCAACCGCaaaatcgaagaagaaaaggagggcGAAATCCCCCAGGAACTCCTTCGCAAATACATCCTCTATGCCCGTGAACGCTGCCACCCGAAACTCTACCAAATCGACCAAGACAAGATCGCCCGTCTTTTCGCAGACATGCGTCGTGAATCCCTCGCAACAGGCGCATACCCCATTACC GTCCGTCACTTGGAAGCGATCATGCGTATCGCAGAATCCTTCTGCAAAATGCGTCTCTCAGAATACTGTTCCAGTCAAGACATCGACCGCGCAATAGCAGTGACAGTCGATTCCTTCATCGGCAGTCAGAAGGTTTCCTGCAAGAAGGCCCTCTCTCGCGCTTTTGCCAA GTACACATTATCTAGACCTAAGCCTCAGTCAAGACGGAAAGCGGGTATTGCTGCGCCGAATCCGTATGTTCCTAAGGCCACTGCGCCTCGGGCTTACTAG
- a CDS encoding putative metaphase-anaphase transition protein translates to MDNSETVPSNADQAKNAHNVNNRRESFSSQNSQTAKEFIESQMQLEADAREILPYSFDSCTKALGPLRQTLYACLTCNPPPKTADEPHAAAGVCYSCSIACHGEHTLVELFNKRNFVCDCGTTRVPSSAPCTLRNDPKTGTKGVHSEEPHPENKYNQNFQNKFCGCSEDYNAEEEKGTMFQCLGLGTAESGGCGEDWWHPECLIGLPRDWYKDFKKEAGGNGQIEDDEETPLPPGFPGEDDFETFLCYKCVDSNPWLKRYAGTVGFLPPVYKEGGLPKTTKTAPETTATDVKEEEPTNPKKRKMEDEEEGEPTAKRIKEDSENTPSDSKPEPNSAPKEEPTQPPPLKNKHDSLTDPVPSGAFSLFLKEDFRDHFCRCRDCYPNLAPHIQLREEEETYEPPLSEDGEANGGGSTGTGSLLDRGEAALSNIDRVRAIEGAMVYNHLRDKVKEFLKPFAETGKAVGAEDIKSYFEKLRGDEQHIRDAAGQASALSGKDDSNDNEGGGGRREQNGY, encoded by the exons ATGGATAACTCTGAGACCGTACCATCTAACGCCGACCAGGCGAAGAACGCACACAATGTCAACAACCGGCGCGAGAGTTTCAGCTCACAGAACTCGCAGACTGCGAAAGA GTTCATTGAAAGTCAGATGCAACTCGAAGCCGATGCACGCGAAATCCTACCTTAT TCATTCGACTCCTGCACGAAAGCCTTAGGGCCACTGCGGCAGACTTTATACGCTTGTTTAACCTGCAATCCTCCTCCCAAGACCGCCGATGAGCCGCACGCCGCGGCAGGAGTATGCTATTCCTGTTCCATCGCCTGCCATGGCGAACACACGCTCGTTGAACTATTTAACAAAAGAAACTTTGTCTGTGATTGTGGTACAACTCGTGTGCCATCGTCCGCTCCATGCACGCTACGCAATGACCCCAAGACCGGTACGAAGGGCGTCCATTCTGAAGAACCGCATCCCGAGAACAAGTACAACCAAAATTTCCAGAACAAGTTTTGCGGCTGTAGTGAAGACTATAacgcggaggaagagaagggaacAATGTTTCAGTGTCTTGGACTGGGAACTGCTGAATCGGGCGGGTGTGGAGAAGATTGGTGGCATCCAGAGTGTCTCATCGGGCTGCCGCGGGATTGGTATAAGGACTTCAAGAAAGAGGCGGGTGGGAATGGTCAaattgaggatgatgaagagacgCCACTTCCTCCGGGATTCCCTGGGGAAGACGATTTCGAGACGTTTCTCTGTTACAAGTGCGTTGACTCGAATCCTTGGTTGAAACGGTATGCGGGAACGGTGGGTTTCCTTCCCCCTGTATACAAGGAAGGTGGATTGCCCAAGACGACCAAAACTGCACCTGAGACTACAGCTACAGatgtcaaagaagaagaacccacTAACCCCAAGAAACGGAaaatggaggatgaggaagagggcgAGCCCACTGCGAAGCGGATCAAGGAAGATTCTGAGAATACCCCTTCGGACTCGAAGCCAGAGCCTAACTCAGCACCAAAGGAGGAACCTACACAGCCCCCGCCACTGAAGAACAAGCATGACTCCCTCACCGACCCTGTTCCTTCCGGCGCATTCTCCTTATTCTTGAAAGAAGACTTCCGCGACCACTTTTGCCGCTGTCGCGACTGTTACCCCAATCTCGCTCCGCACATCCAGTTgcgtgaagaagaagaaacctaCGAGCCCCCGCTCTCTGAGGATGGGGAAGCCAACGGCGGTGGCAGCACTGGTACCGGTAGCCTCCTTGACCGCGGTGAAGCTGCGTTGAGCAATATCGACCGTGTGCGAGCCATCGAAGGCGCAATGGTATACAATCACCTGCGCGACAAAGTTAAGGAGTTTCTGAAGCCATTTGCGGAGACGGGTAAGGCTGTGGGCGCGGAGGATATTAAATCTTACTTTGAGAAATTGCGTGGCGATGAACAGCACATCCGAGATGCTGCTGGCCAGGCGTCTGCACTCTCTGGTAAGGATGATAGTAATGATAATGAAGGGGGTGGCGGACGGAGAGAACAGAACG GCTACTAA
- a CDS encoding serine/threonine-protein kinase SSN3: MSLTNPPSSSGPLTASSRPTAATVSQSLSLKKNLQAAVDEHLDPRKPSGTGYTSKVRVRDKYHIVGFISSGTYGRVYKALGKNGQKGEFAIKKFKPDKEGEIIQYTGLSQSAIREMALCSELDHANVVQLEEIILEDKAIFMVFEYTEHDLLQIIHHHTQPHRHAIPAPMVRSILFQLLNGLLYLHTSWVLHRDLKPANILVTSSGAIRIGDLGLARLFYKPLNSLFSGDKVVVTIWYRAPELLMGSRHYTPAVDLWAVGCIFAELLSLRPIFKGEEAKMDSKKTVPFQRNQMMKIIEIMGLPTKDIWPGIVSMPEYSQLQSLAMSRAPGHFPRSSNLEGWYQSCLKNGGYATSSGAGTPGADGYDLLSRLLEYDPTKRITAQEALEHPYFKNGGPISANCFEGFEGKYPHRRVTQDDNDIRSGSLPGTKRSGLPDDSLMGRASKRLKE, encoded by the exons atgAGTCTGACAAACCCACCCTCATCATCCGGCCCGTTAACTGCTTCGTCCAGGCCCACTGCGGCCACCGTCAGCCAGAGTCTGTCTCTGAAAAAGAACCTGCAGGCCGCTGTTGATG AGCACCTAGATCCAAGGAAGCCGTCTGGAACTGGATATACCAGCAAAGTCCGTGTCCGCGACAAATACCACATCGTGGGATTCATTAGCAGCGGCACTTACGGACGAGTCTACAAAGCCCTTGGCAAAAATGGTCAGAAGGGTGAATTCGCAATCAAAAA GTTTAAACCGGATAAAGAGGGAGAGATCATCCAATACACCGGCCTCTCACAGTCTGCCATCCGGGAGATGGCCCTGTGTTCCGAACTGGATCATGCCAATGTCGTACAGCTAGAAGAGATTATTCTCGAAGACAAGGCCATTTTCATGGTCTTCGAATATACAGAACATGATCTACTTCAGATCATCCATCATCATACGCAACCACACAGACATGCTATTCCGGCCCCAATGGTCAGGTCGATTTTGTTTCAACTTCTCAACGGCCTACTCTATCTCCATACCAGTTGGGTATTGCATCGAGATCTGAAGCCAGCCAACATCCTAGTTACGTCGAGTGGCGCCATCCGTATTGGGGATTTGGGTCTGGCTCGTCTCTTCTATAAACCCCTCAACTCTCTCTTCTCGGGCGATAAAGTCGTCGTCACGATTTGGTACCGTGCTCCGGAATTACTGATGGGTAGTCGTCACTACACCCCGGCCGTCGATCTCTGGGCCGTCGGATGCATTTTTGCAGAACTTTTATCCCTTCGCCCCATTTTCAAAGGAGAGGAAGCCAAGATGGACAGTAAGAAAACAGTGCCCTTTCAGCGTAATCAGATGATGAAAATCATCGAAATTATGGGTCTCCCCACCAAAGACATCTGGCCGGGTATAGTGTCGATGCCCGAATACTCCCAACTCCAATCCCTAGCCATGTCACGTGCTCCAGGCCATTTCCCCCGGTCTTCGAACTTGGAAGGCTGGTATCAAAGCTGTTTGAAAAATGGCGGATATGCCACCTCGTCCGGTGCCGGGACCCCTGGTGCCGACGGATACGATCTCTTATCGAGACTGCTCGAGTATGATCCCACCAAGAGGATAACTGCGCAGGAGGCACTGGAGCATCCATATTTTAAGAATGGGGGTCCTATCTCCGCCAACTGCTTCGAGGGCTTTGAGGGGAAATATCCGCACCGTCGTGTCACCCAGGATGATAATGATATCCGGTCTGGAAGTCTACCTGGTACTAAGCGGAGCGGATTACCGGATGATAGTTTAATGGGACGCGCCTCGAAACGGCTCAAAGAATAA
- a CDS encoding Alpha/Beta hydrolase protein, whose translation MKAGEYIYKKGDEGEDILTDVYWSEISSKRSSPIAIIYHAGGFVKWSKDVVPKSEISTLTDLGFVVLVPNYRLCPQISVFNGPIADSRDCLVWAANELPGLLQNESVEVDRNRIVAMGHSAGGTLALLMGSAPEVPVKAVLDFYGLKYFSDPTWRLPIPEFEQSPSWSQEYIDKIYEGHQVSASPRFLGDGTLPPRDAWFATHMKQGTLLDELVKNEDKSTIDGTVRFSTLFPQTMFIHGTADKVTHHRFSERAHEELKRLGVVTDLLLADGEDHVFDLTLEEDDLKFVQYVLPGLKFLARAVGLL comes from the exons ATGAAAGCTGGcgaatatatatacaagaaagGAGATGAAGGCGAAGATATTCTTACCGATGTGTACTGGTCAGAAATATCCTCCAAGCGTAGCAGTCCTATTG CAATTATCTACCATGCGGGTGGTTTTGTCAAATGGTCCAAAGACGTCGTTCCGAAATCAGAGATCTCTACTCTAACAGATCTAGGGTTTGTGGTATTAGTACCAAACTACAGACTATGTCCACAAATCTCTGTCTTCAATGGGCCGATCGCGGATTCTAGAGACTGTTTGGTATGGGCAGCCAACGAGCTGCCCGGGTTGTTGCAAAATGAGTCAGTGGAAGTAGACCGGAATCGAATTGTTGCTATGGGACACTCTGCAGGCGGGACATTAGCTCTATTGATG GGGTCTGCACCGGAAGTCCCAGTCAAAGCGGTTCTTGACTTCTATGGCCTCAAATACTTTTCTGATCCGACGTGGCGACTACCTATTCCCGAATTTGAACAATCACCCTCTTGGTCACAGGAGTACATTGACAAGATTTATGAGGGGCACCAAGTTTCCGCATCGCCGCGCTTCTTGGGGGATGGTACTCTTCCTCCGAGGGATGCCTGGTTTGCTACTCATATGAAACAGGGAACCTTGTTGGACGAACTAGTCAAGAATGAAGACAAGAGTACTATTGACGGTACTGTTCGGTTCTCGACCTTGTTTCCACAAACCATGTTTATTCATGGAACAGCTGATAAAGTGACGCACCATCGTTTTAGTGAACGGGCTCATGAAGAACTGAAGAGGTTGGGGGTCGTTACAGATCTATTGCTAGCAGATGGTGAGGATCATGTGTTTGACTTGACcttggaggaagacgatCTGAAGTTTGTTCAGTATGTCTTACCAGGGTTGAAGTTCCTTGCCCGGGCAGTAGGATTGCTGTAA
- a CDS encoding permease of the major facilitator superfamily (MFS glucose transporter, putative), with protein sequence MVLGGSSGSKVTPYLIYLVFITTLGPLQFGYHLAELNAPQAVITCERKSIHSTTTRGLPQCIPMNPSQFGLVSSIYTLGGLLGALLAGPVSTKHGRLFTLRATTIFFILGPIAETFAPSIPVLSMGRLLSGVGAGASIVVGPIYISEIAPPSAKGLFGAFTQIMTNVGILLTQSLGYFLSKGSMWRVILAIAGAIGCLELLGLFLVPESPIWLADHQKGNVARQVLQRIRGRDADIEPEVEGWRTSAAPEHSSGEEQSLLSPPSGNMPPKQPPVTMMRAITDSFYRPAIIAVVGVMVSQQFTGVNSIIMYSVSLLQTILPTTAALLSVIISAINLVITLACSPLPDKIGRRSCLLLSISGMGLNSVLLALGIYFNLKALSAIAVLLFVASFAAGLGPVPFILASELVGPEAVGAAQSWALGANWIATFIVAQFFPMLNDLLGGRGKIYWIFAAMACLLGSFIYWWVPETKGKANADEVWGRTNQRRQD encoded by the exons ATGGTCCTCGGTGGATCAAGCGGGTCAAAGGTCACTCCGTACCTGATCTACCTTGTGTTTATCACAACTTTGGGGCCACTTCAATTCGGATATCATTTG GCTGAGCTCAATGCCCCCCAGGCCGTGATAACTTGCGAGCGGAAAAGCATCCATTCGACAACAACACGGGGTCTCCCGCAATGCATACCTATGAACCCATCCCAATTCGGCCTGGTCTCCTCTATATACACCCTTGGGGGCTTGCTAGGGGCTCTCCTGGCAGGTCCAGTCTCCACCAAGCATGGCCGCTTGTTCACACTGCGAGCgaccaccatcttcttcatcctaGGCCCTATAGCAGAAACATTTGCGCCCAGTATACCCGTATTGAGTATGGGTAGGCTTTTATCTGGTGTTGGTGCGGGCGCTTCTATCGTCGTGGGTCCGATATATATCTCTGAGATTGCTCCTCCTAGTGCTAAGGGTCTTTTCGGCGCTTTTACGCAAATCATGACTAATGTCGGTATTCTGTTGACACAGTCCCTTGGTTACTTCTTGAGTAAAGGAAGTATGTGGAGAGTTATACTTGCAATTGCTGGCGCGATCGGATGCCTTGAGCTTCTGGGCCTCTTCTTAGTCCCAGAAAGCCCCATCTGGCTTGCAGATCACCAGAAAGGGAATGTGGCTAGACAGGTGCTACAACGTATACGGGGCAGGGATGCAGACATCGAGCCAGAGGTTGAAGGCTGGAGAACATCTGCAGCGCCTGAACACAGCTCTGGGGAAGAGCAGTCCCTACTATCACCCCCATCTGGAAATATGCCACCCAAGCAACCTCCGGTTACCATGATGCGAGCTATTACTGATTCTTTTTACCGCCCTGCCATCATTGCAGTGGTCGGAGTCATGGTTTCCCAGCAGTTCACTGGTgtcaacagcatcatcatgtACAGCGTTTCCCTCTTACAGACCATCCTTCCCACCACTGCAGCCCTGTTGTCGGTGATCATCTCGGCTATCAATCTTGTAATCACTCTGGCCTGCTCACCACTACCTGATAAGATTGGTAGACGCTCCTGCCTGCTTCTAAGTATCAGCGGCATGGGTCTTAATTCCGTCCTACTGGCGCTAGGCATCTACTTCAACCTGAAAGCCTTATCCGCCATAGCAGTTCTACTTTTCGTTGCTTCTTTCGCCGCCGGTCTAGGCCCAGTCCCCTTCATTTTAGCCTCTGAACTCGTTGGCCCGGAGGCTGTCGGCGCCGCACAGAGCTGGGCGCTGGGAGCGAACTGGATTGCCACGTTCATCGTGGCACAATTTTTTCCGATGTTAAACGATTTGTTGGGCGGACGAGGCAAGATCTACTGGATCTTTGCAGCGATGGCCTGTCTCCTCGGAAGTTTCATCTACTGGTGGGTGCCGGAGACCAAGGGGAAGGCTAACGCCGACGAAGTTTGGGGAAGGACCAACCAGCGCAGACAGGACTAA